In Pseudoxanthomonas sp. SE1, the genomic stretch TGCACACGACCGTCAAATACACTTTCTGAGGGGAAACCACATGAGTTCCACGACTGTGCAGCATTCCTCGTCGGGCGATCTGACGAAGGGCCACAAGAAGGTCATCTTCGCCTCCAGCCTCGGCACCGTGTTCGAGTGGTACGACTTCTATCTCTACGGCTCGCTGGCCGTGATCATCGCCAAGCAGTTCTTCAGCGGCGTCAATCCGACCACCGGCATGATCTTCGCGCTGCTGGCGTTCGCGGCGGGCTTCTTCGTGCGTCCGTTCGGTGCTGCCTTCTTCGGTAGCCTCGGCGACCGCATCGGCCGCAAGTACACGTTCCTGGTCACCATCCTGATCATGGGCATCTCGACCTTCCTGGTCGGCGTGCTGCCCAACTACGAGACCATCGGTTTCGCCGCGCCGGTGATCCTGATCATCCTGCGCCTGGCGCAAGGCCTGGCGATGGGCGGTGAGTACGGCGGCGCGGCCACCTACGTGGCCGAGCATGCACCGCCGGGCAAGCGTGGCCTGTACACCAGCTTCATCCAGACCACCGCCACGCTGGGCCTGTTCCTGTCGCTGGCGGTGATCCTGGCCTGCCGCCTGACGCTGGGCACCGAGGCGTTCGAGGACTGGGGCTGGCGCATTCCGTTCCTGGGCTCGATCGTGCTGCTGGGCGTCTCCGTGTGGATCCGCCTGCAGTTGGCCGAGTCGCCGTTGTTCCAGCAGATGAAATCCGAAGGCAAGGGCTCGAAGAAGCCGTTCCGCGACAGCCTGCAGGGCGGCAACCTGAAGCTGATGCTGCTGGTGCTGTTCGGTGCCACCGCCGGCCAGGCCGTGGTGTGGTACGGCGGCCAGTTCTACGCGCTGTTCTTCCTGCAGAGCATGATCAAGGTGGACCCGACGGTGTCCTACCTGCTGATCGCCGGTGCGCTGTTGCTGGCCACGCCGTTCTTCCTGTTCTTCGGCTGGCTGTCGGACAGGATCGGCCGCAAGAAGATCATCATGGCGGGCTGCCTGCTGGCCGCGCTGACCTACTTCCCGATCTTCAAGGGCATCACCCACTACGCCAACCCGGCCATCCAGGAAGCCCGTACGTCGTCGCCGGCCGTCGTCGTCGCCGATCCGGCCACCTGCAGCTTCCAGTTCGATCCGGTCGGCATCCGCAAGTTCACCAGCTCCTGCGACGTGGCCACGGCCGCGCTGACCAAGGCTGGCGTGCCGCACGAAATCCAGCCGGGTCCGGCGGGCGAAGTGGCCCAGATCCAGGTCGGTGGCGCTGTAGTGAGCTCGTACGAGGCGGCAGGCCTGTCGAAGGACGACCTGAAGGCGAAGTCAGGCGAGTTCGGCGCCGCGTTGAAGGGCGCGCTGACCAGCGCGGGCTATCCGGAGAAGGCGGACACCGCGCGCATCAACATCCCGATGACGCTGTTCCTGCTGTGGTTGCTGGTGATCTACGTGACCATGGTCTACGGCCCGATCGCCGCCTACCTGGTGGAGCTGTTCCCCACCCGCATCCGCTACACCTCCATGTCGCTGCCGTACCACATCGGCAACGGCTGGTTCGGCGGCTTCCTGCCGGCGATCTCGTTCGCCCTGGTCGCGGGTACGGGCAACCTGTACTACGGCCTGTGGTATCCGATCGGCATCGCGGTGATGACGCTGATCGTCGGCACGCTCTTCCTGCGCGAAACGAACCACGTCGATATCACCAAGTAGACGCTCCTCCCCGCGCCGGCCCTTCCGGGGCCGGCAATCCCGACGCCGGCCTTCGTGGCCGGCGTTTTCTTTCCGGCCACTTTCGCGGATGTAAGCTGATCCTCACGCCACGTGGGAATACGCCATGCCACTGATCACCCTGACCGTCCGCAAGCCCAAGGACGACGCATTCAAGTCCTCCGTGCTGGACGCCGTGCATGCTGCGCTGGTCGCGTCGGGCGTGCCGGCCACCGATCGCTTCCAGCGCGTGCTGGAACTGTCGGCGGAGGATTTCCGCTACGACCCGGCCTATCCGGATGTCGCCGGTGCGCGCGACGAGGACTTCGTTCTGATCGAGATCCTGTGGTCGGCAGGACGCAGCGTGAAAGTGAAGAAAGCGCTGCTCGCAGATCTGATGCAGCGCCTGGCCGCCGCCGGCAGGAATCCGGAGAACGTGATGGTCTGCTTCAAGGAGACCACGTGGGAGAACTGGGCGTTCGCAGGCGGACGCCTGATCCATACGTGAGATGGATCAGCGCGGCGGCGCAGCGAGCTCCTTCTCGCTCAGGAAACCGTTGCCGTCCACGTCCTGCCGCCTGAAGCGGTCGGCAAGTTGCGCCAGGTGCGCTTCGCGGGTGATCGGCTTGCCGCGCCCGCCCGGCAGTTCGTCCACGGACAGCACACCATCGCGGTTGCGGTCCATGCCGTCGAAGGCATAGCTCATCCAGCCTTGGTATTCGGCCAGGCTGACGCGACCGTCGTGGTCGGTGTCCATGCGTGCGAGGTAGTCGCCGGTGGCGGTGACCTGGGCCAGTACGGCCACGGGTACGACGGTGAGCAGGAGTGCGGAAAAGAACAGGCGCATGCCGGCATTGTAGGGCCGCCGGGCATTGCCGTTGTCCGCGACGATTCGGGTACGCTGCACCGGCGACCACGCCCTCCGCCCCACAATGAACCTGCCAGCATTCCCTGCCGCTGCGACGCTCGCAGCCCCGCTGTTCGAACTGCACCGCGCCACCGTGGTGCGCGGTGCCACACGCGTCCTGCACGAGCTGTCGCTGACCATCCCGCTGGGCCAGCACACGGCCATCCTCGGCCCGAACGGCTGTGGCAAGTCGACGTTCATCAAGCTGATCAATCGCGAGTTGTATCCCCTGGCACGCGAAGGCGACGCGCCGGTGAAGGTGTTCGGCCTGCGACGCTGGAACGTGAACGAACTGCGCAATCGCCTGGGCCTGGTCACCAGCGACCTGACCCGCGACCTGCAGCAGATGCCGTACCTGCGCGTGGAGGACGCCGTGGTGACGGGCTTCTTCTCCAGCTTCGCGGTGCCTCCGCACCGCCAGGTGGACCCCGGCATGCGCGCCCGCGCACGGCACGCACTGGAGCAGGTGCGCGCGACGCCGCTGGCCGACCGCCAGGTGGCGGAATTGTCCACCGGCGAGATGCGGCGCGTGCTGATCGCGCGGGCACTGGTGCACGAGCCGGAGGCGCTGTTGCTGGACGAGCCCACCGCCGGCCTGGACCTGGTCGCACGGCAACACTTCCTTGATCTGATGCGCAGCCTGGCGCAGCGCGGCATCACCCTGGTGCTGGTGACCCACCACATCGAGGAGATCATTCCCGAGATCGACCGCGTGCTGCTGCTTCGCAACGGCACGGTCCACGCCGACGGCGACCGCGCCACCACGCTGACCGATGCGCAACTGAGCCAGACCTTCGGCGGACCGATCCAGGTGCGCCACGAAGGCGGCTTCTACACCGCGATGCCCGCCCATGCCTGAGCTGCCCGAGGTCGAAACCACCCGCCGCGGCCTGGCGCCCCACGTGGAGGGGCGCCGCATCCAGGCGGTGACGCTGCGCAGGCCCGACCTGCGCTGGCCGATCCCCCCGGAGGTGGCACGCGAACTGCCCGGCCAGCGCATCGATGCCGTCCGGCGCCGTGCGAAATACCTCCTGATGGACACCGCCGCAGGCAGCGCCGTGCTGCACCTGGGCATGTCCGGCAGCCTGCGCGTGCTGCCGGCCGCTACCCCGGTTGGCGCGCACGACCACGTGGACATCGTGCTGGATGGCGAACGTGGCAGGTCCGGCCGGGTGCTGCGCTTCACCGATCCGCGCCGCTTCGGCTGCGTGCTGTGGCAGCCCGTCGGCCAGGTGCATCCGTTGCTGCAGGGGCTGGGACCGGAGCCGTTGTCGGATGCGTTCGACGGCGACTATCTGTTCGCACTCAGCCGGGGCCGGCGGGCGCCGGTGAAAACCTTCCTGATGGACCAGGCCGTGGTGGTGGGGGTAGGCAACATCTACGCGGCGGAAAGCCTGTTCCGTGCCGGCATTTCCCCGCTGCGTGCGGCCGGCAAGGTGTCGCGGGAACGCTACGCGGCACTGGCCGACGCGGTAAAGGACATCCTTGCCTATGCCATCACGCGGGGCGGGACCACGTTGCGGGATTTCCTCAGCCCGGACGGCGCTCCCGGCTATTTCGAGCAGGAATTGTCGGCGTATGGCCGGGGCGGCGAAGCCTGTCCGCGCTGCGGCCGGGCAATGAAGCAGGCCACCATCGGCCAGCGGACCACGGTCTGGTGCGGGCACTGTCAACGCTGACGGGCCTGGCGGGTTTCTCCTCCCTCACGTCTTGTGAGACAAATGACGTTATATTCGCGCCCTTGGCATCGTGGGGGAAACGGATGGCCGACGCACCTGACATCACCTTGTGGCTGGACTCGGCCCGCAGCGGCGATCGCGCCGCGCTGGACCGCGTGCTGGCCACGCTGTACCAGGAGCTGCACACCATGGCGCGCCGCCAGCTGTCGGGCCAGCATGGCTACACCCTGGACGCGACCGCGCTGGTGCACGAGTCCTACCTGAAGCTGCTCGGCTCCACCGGCACCGCCAAGTTCGAGGATCGCGCGCACTTCTTCGCGTACGCCGCCTCGTCGATGCGCAGCGTGGTGGTGGACTACGCCCGCAGCCGGCTGGCGCGCAAGCGCGGCGGCGACCTCAAGCGCGTGGCGGACATCCCCGAAGAAGTGGAAGGCAACCTGCGCCTGGACGAGGACATGCTGGCGCTGAACGACGCGCTGGAGAAGCTGGCTTCCGCCGACGAACGCCTGGCGCAGGTGGTCGAGATGCGTTACTTCGCCGGCCTGTCCGAACTGGAGATCGCCGAGTTGCTGCAGCGCTCCGAGCGCAGCATCCGGCGCGACTGGCAGAAGGCGCGCATGTTCCTGCTGTCGGTCATGCAGGACAGCTGAGACCCGTACTGCGCGCCCGCCGAGATGGACGCCGAACGCTGGCAACGCTTGTCCCCGCTGCTGGACATCCTGCTGGAACTCGATCCGGACGCCCGCGCGCAGCAACTGGAAATCCTGCGCGCCGACGACCCCGATGCCGCGCGCGAGCTGGAGAAACTGCTCGCCCTGGAAGAAGAAGGCGACGACTTCATCGACCAGCCCCTGGTCGACAAACCGGGCCAGCTGAAGCCCGGCATGCGCGTGGGGCCCTACCAGCTGGAATCAATGCTGGGCGAAGGCGGCATGGGCATGGTGTGGCTGGCCTCGCGTGCGGACGGCCTGTACCAGCGCCGCGTCGCGCTGAAGCTGCTTCGCCCCGGCCTTGCCGATCCCAACCTGCGCCTGCGCTTCACCCGCGAACGCGAGATCCTCGCGCGCCTGGAGCATCCGAACATCGCGCGCCTGCTGGACGCCGGCATCGGCAGCGAGGGCCAGCCGTACCTGGCGCTGGAATACGTGGAAGGCGTGTCGATCACCGACTACTGCCTGGCCAACAACATCGGCCTGGACGCGCGGCTGACGCTGTTCCTGCAGATCTGTGAAGCGGTCAGCCATGCGCACGCGAACCTGATCGTCCACCGCGACCTCAAACCATCCAACATCCTGGTCACGCCCAATGGCGAGGTGCGGCTGCTGGACTTCGGCATCGCCAAGCTGCTCGACGACCCCGAGCCCGCGCCCGTGCATCCGCGCACCGAAGTGCGCGCCTTCACCCTGCACTACGCGGCACCGGAGCAGGTACGCGGCGAACTCGTCACCACCATGACCGACGTGTATTCGCTGGGCGTGGTGCTGTACGAACTGATCGCGGACACCAAGCCGTATCGCCTGCGCCGGCAGACCGATGCCGAATGGGAGCAGGCGATCCTCGCCGTCGAGCCGTTGAAGCCCTCGGTGGCGACACTGCGCACCACCGACGGCAGCCGCAGCCGATGCCCGGATGCGCGCCGCAACGCACGCAGGCTGGCCGGCGACCTGGACAACATCGCGCTCAAGGCCCTGCAGAAGGCGCCGGAGCAGCGCTATCCGTCCGTCGAAGCGATGTCGCAGGACCTGCGGCGGCACATCGAGGGGCGTCCCGTGCTGGCCCGCCCGCAGAGCGTGGGCTACCGGCTGCACAAGTACCTCATCCGGCAACGCTGGACGCTCGCCTTCGGTGGCTTGGCGGCTTTCGTGCTGGTGACAGCACTGGCGGTGAGCCTCTGGCAGGGTCGCCAGGCGATGCGCGAGGCGGCGCGCGCGCAGGCCATGCAGGATTTCGTGATCGGCTTGTTCGACAACGCCAGCGCATCGCAGCAGGGCAACACCTTCGATGCGCGCGAGCTGCTGGCGGCCGGCGAACGGCGTGGCGCACGCGAACTCGCGAACCAGCCACGCGCGCAGGCCGAACTGCTGGGCGTGATCGCCCGCCTCCGACTCGGCCTGGGCGACTACCACGAATCGCTCGCGCTGCTGGAAAAGCAGGCGCGGGTACTCGCGATAACCAACGATGCGCCCGACAGCCTGCGCCTGCAGGCCGCCACCCAGCACGGGCGCGTGCTGCGCCTGCTCGGCCGTTCGCGCCAGTGCGTGCTGGTGATGGCACCGATGGAGGCGCGGCTGGCATCGCTCGATTCCAGGTTGCCGCTTCCGGTGGCCGAGTTCCGGTCGCAGAACGGACGCTGCCGTGCCGACGCCGGTGAGAAACAGGTGGCGCGGCAGATGTTCGACGGCTCGCTGGAGATCCGCCGCGCCCTGAAGGACGAAGCGGGCGTTGCGGAAAACATGCGCGACCTGGCCCAGCTGGATGTCGAACTGGGCAATGCGGATGCGGGCGCACGCGGTTATCGGGCCGCATTGGCGCACCTGCAGGCGCACGGCCATGCGCGGCATACGCTGGCCATCGAGATCCAGCGCAGCCTGGCCTTGTTGTACCGCAACCGCGGCGACACGGATGCGGCACTGGCCTCGTTCCAGCGCGCGCGCGCGCTGTCCGAGGACATCCATGGCGCGCGTCATCCGCTCACCCAGGCCCTGCGCCGCCACATCGCGGCCGTGCAGGTCGACCTGGGCCAGCTGCGTGAAGCCGACGAGGAACTTGGACGCCTGCATGCGATGACGCTGGAGTCACTGGGCCCGCAGCACCGCGACACGGCGTCGAGCTGGAATTCGATGGGCATCATCGCGTGGGAACGGGGCGACAACGAGACCGCGGTACGTAATGTCGCCCGCGCCGTCGGCATCTGGCGCAGCAGCGAGAGCCTGCAGATCCTGCCCGGCGGCCTGTTCAACTACGGCATGGTGCTGCACAGCGCTGGCCGCCATGACGAGGCGCTGGCCGCGCTGGAAGAATCGCGGCGGATGCGGGTGGCGACCATCGGCGCCAGCCATGCATTGATCGGCGAGACGGACCGCATGATCGGCGAAGTGCTGGCCGCCAAGGGCGACCTTCGGGGCGCCAGCGCGCGCTTCGATCGCGCCGTGCGCCTGACCCGCGTGGGCTTCGGTCCGGAGCATCCGCGCACCTGGTTCGCCGAACTGTCCATGGCCCGTCACCTGACGCGGCTGGGACGCCCGCAGGACGCCATCGCCCCACTGGAAGGACTGACGCGCCATGAGGGTGGCGGCAGCGAAGCGCCGAAGCTGCGCTGGCTCGCCCGCGCCTATCTGGCCGAAGCGCGTTGCGGCATGGGCGAGAAGGAACGCGCGCGGCGCGAGCTGGATGCCCTGGCGGGAGAACTTCGCAGCGCCCTGCCTGATGGCGGCATCATTCCGCGCGAGGTCACCGACCTGCGCACCGCCTGCCGTTGAGGCGGGTCACTCCAGCAACAACCCCGGCTGTTGCGGATCGATGCGACCTTCGCCGCGTGCGATCTTCTTGAACTCCGCGCGACTGACCGAGACATAGCGTTCGTTGCCGCCGATCTCCACCTGCGGCCCATCCTGCACGGCGAGCCCCTGCTCATTGACCCGCACGGTCATGATGGCCTTCTTGCCGGTGTGGCAGATGGTCTTGATCTCGCTGATCTCGTCCGCCCAGGCCAGCAGGTACTGGCTGCCTTCGAACAGCTCGCCGCGGAAGTCGGTGCGCAGGCCGTAACACAGCACGGGGATGCGCAGCGCGTCCACCACCTCGCTGAGCTGCCAGACCTGGGCGCGACTGAGGAACTGCGCTTCGTCCACCAGCACGCAGTCGAGCTTGCCGTGCGCGGCGATGTCGTCGCGAATCCGGCGCTCCAAGTCATCCTCGCGCTCGAACGCCACCGCATCGGCGCGCAGACCGATGCGCGACGCCACCACGCCGGCTCCGGCACGGTCGTCCAGCCGCGGGGTCAGGATCGCCACGCGCATCCCGCGCTCGCGGTAGTTGTGCGCCGACTGCAGCAGCGTGGTGGTCTTGCCGGCGTTCATCGCCGAATAGTAGAAGTAGAGCTTGGCCATGCCGCCATTGTAAAACGGGCAGGCGCCCCCGCTTATCCGCCTTCGGGCGCCTTCACCGGCTCCACCTCGCCCACGTCGACCTTGCCTCTCATGGGCGCCTTCCAGATCGCGTCCTGCAGCCGCCAGTAGTGCTCGGGCTGCCAGTACTTGCGGTCGTAGTACTGGTCGCCTCGCACCGTCATGCCGGTGCCGGCCAGCGGCCCGGTGTGGGGAATGATGGTCAGATTGCCGACGTAGCCGACGCGGCTGCCGGTCATGCTGCGCGTGGCCCGCCGCAGGATCTTTTCCAGCCGCGGCTTGGCCGCCTCGTCGCCGTATTCGGCCAGGATCGCCTGCCCGCGCTCGATGGCCTCCTTGCGCTGCACGTCGTCCAGTCGCGCCCAGTAGAACTCGCGCTGGGCGAGGAAGTCCGGATAGAGCCGCTCGGCCGCGATGTCCATCCATGCGTAGGCGATGGCGCGATCCTGCGCGACGCCGGTGCCCTGCCAGTACATGTCCGCGATGATCGCCTGCGAGGGCTTGTCGGCATGAAGAGCCGCACGCATGAACCGTTCCAGCGCGCCGGCATAGTCTTGCTGTTCGTAAGCGCGCGCACCCTCCGACCGCCAGCGCAGGTCGGGGTGCGCGGCCAGGAAGCCTTCGGTCAACACCGCCTGGTCGAG encodes the following:
- the mutM gene encoding bifunctional DNA-formamidopyrimidine glycosylase/DNA-(apurinic or apyrimidinic site) lyase; amino-acid sequence: MPELPEVETTRRGLAPHVEGRRIQAVTLRRPDLRWPIPPEVARELPGQRIDAVRRRAKYLLMDTAAGSAVLHLGMSGSLRVLPAATPVGAHDHVDIVLDGERGRSGRVLRFTDPRRFGCVLWQPVGQVHPLLQGLGPEPLSDAFDGDYLFALSRGRRAPVKTFLMDQAVVVGVGNIYAAESLFRAGISPLRAAGKVSRERYAALADAVKDILAYAITRGGTTLRDFLSPDGAPGYFEQELSAYGRGGEACPRCGRAMKQATIGQRTTVWCGHCQR
- a CDS encoding thymidine kinase: MAKLYFYYSAMNAGKTTTLLQSAHNYRERGMRVAILTPRLDDRAGAGVVASRIGLRADAVAFEREDDLERRIRDDIAAHGKLDCVLVDEAQFLSRAQVWQLSEVVDALRIPVLCYGLRTDFRGELFEGSQYLLAWADEISEIKTICHTGKKAIMTVRVNEQGLAVQDGPQVEIGGNERYVSVSRAEFKKIARGEGRIDPQQPGLLLE
- a CDS encoding MFS transporter, coding for MSSTTVQHSSSGDLTKGHKKVIFASSLGTVFEWYDFYLYGSLAVIIAKQFFSGVNPTTGMIFALLAFAAGFFVRPFGAAFFGSLGDRIGRKYTFLVTILIMGISTFLVGVLPNYETIGFAAPVILIILRLAQGLAMGGEYGGAATYVAEHAPPGKRGLYTSFIQTTATLGLFLSLAVILACRLTLGTEAFEDWGWRIPFLGSIVLLGVSVWIRLQLAESPLFQQMKSEGKGSKKPFRDSLQGGNLKLMLLVLFGATAGQAVVWYGGQFYALFFLQSMIKVDPTVSYLLIAGALLLATPFFLFFGWLSDRIGRKKIIMAGCLLAALTYFPIFKGITHYANPAIQEARTSSPAVVVADPATCSFQFDPVGIRKFTSSCDVATAALTKAGVPHEIQPGPAGEVAQIQVGGAVVSSYEAAGLSKDDLKAKSGEFGAALKGALTSAGYPEKADTARINIPMTLFLLWLLVIYVTMVYGPIAAYLVELFPTRIRYTSMSLPYHIGNGWFGGFLPAISFALVAGTGNLYYGLWYPIGIAVMTLIVGTLFLRETNHVDITK
- a CDS encoding ECF-type sigma factor codes for the protein MADAPDITLWLDSARSGDRAALDRVLATLYQELHTMARRQLSGQHGYTLDATALVHESYLKLLGSTGTAKFEDRAHFFAYAASSMRSVVVDYARSRLARKRGGDLKRVADIPEEVEGNLRLDEDMLALNDALEKLASADERLAQVVEMRYFAGLSELEIAELLQRSERSIRRDWQKARMFLLSVMQDS
- a CDS encoding serine/threonine-protein kinase yields the protein MDAERWQRLSPLLDILLELDPDARAQQLEILRADDPDAARELEKLLALEEEGDDFIDQPLVDKPGQLKPGMRVGPYQLESMLGEGGMGMVWLASRADGLYQRRVALKLLRPGLADPNLRLRFTREREILARLEHPNIARLLDAGIGSEGQPYLALEYVEGVSITDYCLANNIGLDARLTLFLQICEAVSHAHANLIVHRDLKPSNILVTPNGEVRLLDFGIAKLLDDPEPAPVHPRTEVRAFTLHYAAPEQVRGELVTTMTDVYSLGVVLYELIADTKPYRLRRQTDAEWEQAILAVEPLKPSVATLRTTDGSRSRCPDARRNARRLAGDLDNIALKALQKAPEQRYPSVEAMSQDLRRHIEGRPVLARPQSVGYRLHKYLIRQRWTLAFGGLAAFVLVTALAVSLWQGRQAMREAARAQAMQDFVIGLFDNASASQQGNTFDARELLAAGERRGARELANQPRAQAELLGVIARLRLGLGDYHESLALLEKQARVLAITNDAPDSLRLQAATQHGRVLRLLGRSRQCVLVMAPMEARLASLDSRLPLPVAEFRSQNGRCRADAGEKQVARQMFDGSLEIRRALKDEAGVAENMRDLAQLDVELGNADAGARGYRAALAHLQAHGHARHTLAIEIQRSLALLYRNRGDTDAALASFQRARALSEDIHGARHPLTQALRRHIAAVQVDLGQLREADEELGRLHAMTLESLGPQHRDTASSWNSMGIIAWERGDNETAVRNVARAVGIWRSSESLQILPGGLFNYGMVLHSAGRHDEALAALEESRRMRVATIGASHALIGETDRMIGEVLAAKGDLRGASARFDRAVRLTRVGFGPEHPRTWFAELSMARHLTRLGRPQDAIAPLEGLTRHEGGGSEAPKLRWLARAYLAEARCGMGEKERARRELDALAGELRSALPDGGIIPREVTDLRTACR
- a CDS encoding tautomerase family protein: MPLITLTVRKPKDDAFKSSVLDAVHAALVASGVPATDRFQRVLELSAEDFRYDPAYPDVAGARDEDFVLIEILWSAGRSVKVKKALLADLMQRLAAAGRNPENVMVCFKETTWENWAFAGGRLIHT
- a CDS encoding ATP-binding cassette domain-containing protein, with amino-acid sequence MNLPAFPAAATLAAPLFELHRATVVRGATRVLHELSLTIPLGQHTAILGPNGCGKSTFIKLINRELYPLAREGDAPVKVFGLRRWNVNELRNRLGLVTSDLTRDLQQMPYLRVEDAVVTGFFSSFAVPPHRQVDPGMRARARHALEQVRATPLADRQVAELSTGEMRRVLIARALVHEPEALLLDEPTAGLDLVARQHFLDLMRSLAQRGITLVLVTHHIEEIIPEIDRVLLLRNGTVHADGDRATTLTDAQLSQTFGGPIQVRHEGGFYTAMPAHA